From Daucus carota subsp. sativus chromosome 6, DH1 v3.0, whole genome shotgun sequence:
TGGTGACAGGATGGAATATCATGGCTTTTGAATTCTCCAAATGAGTCTTTAGCTTTTATCTTGGCTGATAATGGATATGATGTTTGGATAGGAAACACAAGGGGAACCAATTACAGCCGTGGACATACATCACTTACTCCTGATGATTCGGTTCTCTTTACATGAGTTCTATATAGTATTCCTCACTATATCTAGTTGAATCTTCATCTGATTTGGTTATTATATGCTTAACAGACCTACTGGGATTGGTCGTGGGACGAATTAGCAGCATATGACCTTCCAGCCACATTCCAGTATGTTCATGAACAATCAGGGCAAAAGTTGCACTATGTTGGGCATTCCTTGGTAATACCcaagattttcttttattaagtTTGTTCCTAATTTTTCCTGAATCCAAGCTGTGCTAACACTTGAGATAATAAACGTCCCTTCTTATGCTTGATGATACTTCTAATCAGGGAACCTTGACTGCTTTTGCTTCTTTTTCCCAAGACAAAATGTTGAATATGTTACGTTCAGCTGCTTTGCTGAGTCCAATTGCTTATTTGGGCCAAATGTCTTCATTTCTTGCAAGAAGTGCTGCTGATATATTTCTAGCAGAAGTAAGGATCACAAATCTTTTCTGATCTCCAATCCTCCATCAAATGTTGATTTTTTCATGATCAATCTCTTACTCATGTGTATTTTATACAGGAATTGGAGTGGCTGGGTCTGAATGAGTTTAACCCCAGAGGGTGAGAACATAGAACCAACGTACAGTTGAAAGTGAATATATTGTAATGCCTCGAGGCACATTCTTGTTGAGAGGAGATTGTTATACTAGGAATGAACTTGAAACTAATACAGTACTATTTTGGATATCAAAGCCTGTTTTTTTTaaggcagataaatgatttacttGTGTTTTATGGCGACAAGAAAAACTGTCTGTTTTTAAATTATGCACTCTTAACAGGGAAGCTGTAGTCGGACTTCTAGAAGTAATATGCCAGAATCCAAATAATAACTGCAGCGACTTGATGACTTCTTTTACAGGTAACAAATATGCCACTTCTCTTGCTCATAGCACCTTGAAATGAGTAACACAGATTCATCTATGTCAACTTTTGCTGCAATTGCTACTGTAGGCAAGAATTGCTGTGTGAACTCCTCCGCCACAGATATCTTTCTGCAACACGAGCCTCAGCCAACAGCAACAAAGAACATGATTCATCTAGCTCAGAGTAAGCCAATTGCTAATATTTCTCATTTTTACAtcattgtctttttttttttgacaaagcaTTGCGGTTTGTTGTACAGTGATCAGAGGAGGGAAGATAGCAATGTATGATTACGGAAGCACAGAAGAGAACAACAAGCACTATAATCAGCCAACTCCTCCTGAATACAAAATGGCAAGCATTCCAGCTAATGTCCCTCTTTTCCTCAGTAATGGAGGCCAAGACTTGCTCTCTGATGTCAAGGATGTGCAGACTCTGCTGGACAGTCTAGATGATCATGATCGCGACAAACTAGTAGTCCAGTTCACAGCAGACTATGCACATGCTGACTATGTTTTTGCTGTGAATGCAAAGCAAGTTGTTTATGATCCTCTCATGGCCTTTTTCAAACTTCATTAACACATTCACTGCATAGAAATGTGAATTGACTTGGAATATCATACATTTTCACCACTCCATTTATATAGAATATAAAAAATCTGGAAATAT
This genomic window contains:
- the LOC108225531 gene encoding triacylglycerol lipase 2-like isoform X1, which encodes MAYLWKLITLLVIFFSAKEVAARTKLYSDNEQNGICKLMVDTQGYLCEEHKVTTEDGYVLSMQRIPKGRSGETADRPPVLLQHGLLMDGISWLLNSPNESLAFILADNGYDVWIGNTRGTNYSRGHTSLTPDDSTYWDWSWDELAAYDLPATFQYVHEQSGQKLHYVGHSLGTLTAFASFSQDKMLNMLRSAALLSPIAYLGQMSSFLARSAADIFLAEELEWLGLNEFNPRGEAVVGLLEVICQNPNNNCSDLMTSFTGKNCCVNSSATDIFLQHEPQPTATKNMIHLAQMIRGGKIAMYDYGSTEENNKHYNQPTPPEYKMASIPANVPLFLSNGGQDLLSDVKDVQTLLDSLDDHDRDKLVVQFTADYAHADYVFAVNAKQVVYDPLMAFFKLH
- the LOC108225531 gene encoding triacylglycerol lipase 2-like isoform X4 gives rise to the protein MQRIPKGRSGETADRPPVLLQHGLLMDGISWLLNSPNESLAFILADNGYDVWIGNTRGTNYSRGHTSLTPDDSTYWDWSWDELAAYDLPATFQYVHEQSGQKLHYVGHSLGTLTAFASFSQDKMLNMLRSAALLSPIAYLGQMSSFLARSAADIFLAEELEWLGLNEFNPRGEAVVGLLEVICQNPNNNCSDLMTSFTGKNCCVNSSATDIFLQHEPQPTATKNMIHLAQMIRGGKIAMYDYGSTEENNKHYNQPTPPEYKMASIPANVPLFLSNGGQDLLSDVKDVQTLLDSLDDHDRDKLVVQFTADYAHADYVFAVNAKQVVYDPLMAFFKLH
- the LOC108225531 gene encoding triacylglycerol lipase 2-like isoform X2, producing MITLILIRINKFSISAKEVAARTKLYSDNEQNGICKLMVDTQGYLCEEHKVTTEDGYVLSMQRIPKGRSGETADRPPVLLQHGLLMDGISWLLNSPNESLAFILADNGYDVWIGNTRGTNYSRGHTSLTPDDSTYWDWSWDELAAYDLPATFQYVHEQSGQKLHYVGHSLGTLTAFASFSQDKMLNMLRSAALLSPIAYLGQMSSFLARSAADIFLAEELEWLGLNEFNPRGEAVVGLLEVICQNPNNNCSDLMTSFTGKNCCVNSSATDIFLQHEPQPTATKNMIHLAQMIRGGKIAMYDYGSTEENNKHYNQPTPPEYKMASIPANVPLFLSNGGQDLLSDVKDVQTLLDSLDDHDRDKLVVQFTADYAHADYVFAVNAKQVVYDPLMAFFKLH
- the LOC108225531 gene encoding triacylglycerol lipase 2-like isoform X3, coding for MVDTQGYLCEEHKVTTEDGYVLSMQRIPKGRSGETADRPPVLLQHGLLMDGISWLLNSPNESLAFILADNGYDVWIGNTRGTNYSRGHTSLTPDDSTYWDWSWDELAAYDLPATFQYVHEQSGQKLHYVGHSLGTLTAFASFSQDKMLNMLRSAALLSPIAYLGQMSSFLARSAADIFLAEELEWLGLNEFNPRGEAVVGLLEVICQNPNNNCSDLMTSFTGKNCCVNSSATDIFLQHEPQPTATKNMIHLAQMIRGGKIAMYDYGSTEENNKHYNQPTPPEYKMASIPANVPLFLSNGGQDLLSDVKDVQTLLDSLDDHDRDKLVVQFTADYAHADYVFAVNAKQVVYDPLMAFFKLH